One genomic window of Arthrobacter sp. KBS0703 includes the following:
- a CDS encoding iron ABC transporter substrate-binding protein, which translates to MKIRNNALAGIALAATAALGLSACGGSPAPAGSGTAAAANGEITVYNAQHESLTQEWVDEFTKETGVKVTLRQGDDTEMSNQIVQEGQASPADVFLTENSPAMAQVENAGLFADVDKDTVAQVPEAFRPSTNKWTGIAARSTVLVYDKTKLTEDKLPKSMLDLAKPEWKGKWAASPSGADFQAIVAALVELKGEAAAEEWLKGMKDNAKVYKGNSTAMKAVNAGEVESALIYHYYYYGDQAKTGENSKNVSPYYFKNQDPGAFLSVSGGGVLKSSKNAEKAQAFLKFITGKKGQEILQKGTSFEYAIASDVPANEKLVPIKDLQAPTVDPAKLNSQKVTEQMTKAGLL; encoded by the coding sequence ATGAAGATCCGCAACAATGCGCTGGCCGGCATCGCACTCGCAGCCACCGCAGCCCTCGGACTGTCGGCCTGCGGCGGCTCCCCCGCCCCCGCCGGCTCCGGCACCGCAGCAGCTGCCAACGGCGAGATCACGGTCTACAACGCCCAGCACGAAAGCCTCACCCAGGAATGGGTGGACGAGTTCACCAAGGAAACCGGCGTCAAGGTCACCCTGCGCCAGGGCGACGACACCGAGATGTCCAACCAGATCGTCCAGGAAGGCCAGGCCTCGCCGGCGGACGTTTTCCTCACGGAGAACTCCCCCGCCATGGCCCAGGTGGAGAACGCCGGGCTGTTCGCTGACGTGGACAAGGACACTGTCGCCCAGGTTCCCGAAGCGTTCCGCCCGAGCACCAACAAGTGGACCGGCATCGCCGCCCGCTCCACCGTCCTGGTCTATGACAAGACCAAGCTCACCGAAGACAAGCTGCCCAAGTCCATGCTGGACCTGGCCAAGCCGGAGTGGAAGGGCAAGTGGGCCGCTTCACCGTCCGGCGCCGACTTCCAGGCCATCGTTGCCGCCCTGGTCGAGCTCAAGGGCGAGGCTGCCGCCGAAGAGTGGCTCAAGGGCATGAAGGACAACGCCAAGGTCTACAAGGGCAACAGCACCGCCATGAAGGCCGTCAACGCCGGCGAGGTGGAATCCGCGCTGATCTACCACTACTACTACTACGGCGACCAGGCCAAGACCGGTGAGAACTCGAAGAACGTCTCGCCGTACTACTTCAAGAACCAGGACCCGGGCGCTTTCCTCTCCGTCTCCGGCGGCGGTGTGCTGAAATCCTCGAAGAACGCCGAGAAGGCCCAGGCCTTCCTGAAGTTCATCACGGGCAAGAAGGGCCAGGAGATCCTGCAGAAGGGCACGTCCTTCGAGTACGCGATCGCTTCGGACGTCCCGGCCAACGAGAAGCTGGTCCCCATCAAGGACCTCCAGGCCCCCACCGTGGACCCGGCCAAGCTCAACTCCCAGAAGGTCACCGAACAGATGACCAAGGCAGGACTGCTGTAA